In a genomic window of Pseudomonadota bacterium:
- the dnaN gene encoding DNA polymerase III subunit beta yields the protein MNIILDKNIFLAPIAKLASITEKKSLMPILSNLLIEFGTENTKIYSTDLEISAIGYLDCKVDTEKKIILHGRKLQEILREMDNGDINLEIKENMLIIKQKQSEFVLGLQDPEEFPEVKSITGQEEFIVKGSLLLEMINKVDFAVSVDETRYVLTGMYLKGTEGKMVVVGTDGYRMSLCQKEIEGLKAFKGIIIPKRSISEMERVIEEKDEVKIMIDDKHVQVSTDMITLISRTIEGNFPDYDNVIPENNVNIISVDKETFYKGIKKVSAIIGRSEPVKISFLKNRMEIEAESDVGRAKEVIDINYEGEEVNMNFNVKFIMDVVSHVQGNKIIIKTPESYGAVLFEGEEGTDHRNIIMPIRI from the coding sequence ATGAACATAATATTAGATAAAAACATTTTTCTTGCTCCCATTGCAAAACTTGCAAGCATAACTGAAAAAAAATCTCTTATGCCTATTCTTTCAAATCTTCTTATAGAATTTGGAACTGAAAATACAAAAATTTATTCTACAGATCTTGAGATAAGCGCTATAGGATATCTGGATTGTAAAGTAGATACTGAAAAGAAAATAATATTGCATGGAAGAAAATTGCAGGAAATACTCAGAGAAATGGATAATGGAGATATTAATCTGGAAATTAAAGAAAATATGTTAATAATAAAACAGAAGCAATCCGAATTTGTTTTAGGTCTGCAAGACCCTGAAGAGTTTCCAGAGGTTAAGAGTATAACAGGACAAGAAGAATTTATTGTAAAAGGCAGTTTGCTGCTCGAAATGATAAATAAAGTGGATTTTGCTGTGTCAGTTGATGAGACCAGATATGTGTTGACGGGCATGTATTTGAAGGGCACAGAAGGAAAAATGGTTGTTGTAGGGACTGATGGCTACAGGATGTCTTTATGCCAGAAAGAGATCGAAGGATTAAAGGCCTTTAAGGGCATTATAATACCTAAAAGATCTATATCGGAGATGGAAAGAGTAATAGAAGAGAAAGACGAAGTAAAAATTATGATAGATGACAAGCACGTACAAGTCAGTACGGATATGATTACACTTATTTCCAGAACCATCGAGGGAAACTTTCCTGACTATGATAATGTTATACCAGAAAATAATGTGAATATAATATCGGTTGATAAGGAAACCTTTTATAAAGGTATAAAAAAGGTTTCAGCAATAATCGGGAGATCAGAACCAGTTAAGATAAGCTTTTTGAAAAACAGGATGGAAATTGAAGCAGAATCGGATGTTGGAAGGGCGAAAGAAGTTATAGACATAAATTATGAAGGTGAAGAAGTAAATATGAACTTTAATGTGAAGTTTATAATGGATGTGGTATCGCACGTGCAAGGGAATAAAATTATTATAAAAACACCCGAGTCGTATGGTGCAGTACTCTTTGAGGGAGAAGAAGGAACAGATCACAGAAATATTATAATGCCAATAAGGATATAG
- the dnaA gene encoding chromosomal replication initiator protein DnaA → MSDILSQIKAKIAGIISEDSFKTWIEPIKYVDYKDCKCLVSVPNAFFRDWVIENFEPVLLVLIKEITKENSKIEYILKKEEENRDKKVVAVKRGEQYNTFNTKYTFNPKYTFENFVVGGSNQFANAACLAVSTNPGKTYNPLFIYGGVGLGKTHLLNAIGNFLIKHGNKGADRICYITAEIFMNELINSIRYDKMDNFRNKFRKMDILLIDDIQFIAGKERTQAEFFHTFNALYDNMKQIVATSDKFPRDIENFEERLKSRFEWGLIADIQSPDIETKVAILNKKAELENIDLPNDVAFFIASNAEDSVRSLEGSLIRVGAFASLSNTPITLDLAKEVMGSIIKEKKKEITIDVIIKEVTNYYSIKISDIKSAKRVRSVMVPRQVAIYLSRKLTDLSLVSIGEKFGGKDHATIIHSIKKIEEEIKVKKELKNTVEKLEAKVKST, encoded by the coding sequence ATGTCTGATATATTATCTCAAATAAAAGCGAAGATTGCGGGTATAATAAGCGAGGACAGTTTTAAAACCTGGATCGAGCCAATAAAATATGTAGATTATAAGGACTGTAAATGCCTTGTTTCCGTACCAAACGCATTTTTCAGGGACTGGGTTATTGAGAACTTTGAGCCTGTTCTTCTTGTTCTTATAAAAGAAATTACAAAAGAAAACTCAAAAATTGAATATATATTAAAAAAGGAAGAGGAAAATAGAGACAAAAAGGTTGTTGCAGTAAAAAGAGGTGAGCAGTATAATACCTTTAATACAAAGTATACATTTAATCCGAAATACACGTTTGAAAATTTTGTAGTAGGGGGAAGTAACCAGTTTGCAAATGCTGCATGCCTTGCTGTATCGACAAACCCAGGAAAAACATATAACCCGCTTTTTATATATGGCGGAGTAGGATTAGGAAAAACACACCTTTTGAATGCGATAGGTAATTTTCTCATAAAACACGGGAATAAAGGTGCTGATCGTATTTGTTATATTACAGCGGAAATATTTATGAATGAACTTATAAACTCAATAAGATATGACAAAATGGATAATTTTAGAAATAAATTCCGAAAGATGGATATTTTATTAATAGATGACATACAATTTATTGCCGGCAAAGAAAGGACACAGGCGGAGTTTTTCCATACTTTTAATGCACTTTATGACAACATGAAGCAGATTGTGGCTACAAGCGATAAATTTCCCCGTGATATCGAGAATTTTGAAGAGAGGTTAAAATCACGTTTTGAATGGGGTCTTATTGCTGATATACAGTCTCCGGATATTGAAACAAAAGTTGCGATTCTAAACAAAAAAGCAGAGCTTGAAAATATTGACCTTCCGAACGATGTTGCTTTTTTTATCGCATCCAACGCAGAAGATAGCGTAAGGTCTCTTGAGGGTTCTTTAATCCGGGTCGGTGCATTTGCTTCTTTAAGTAACACCCCTATAACGCTTGATCTTGCAAAGGAAGTTATGGGTAGCATTATTAAAGAAAAAAAGAAAGAAATTACAATAGATGTGATCATAAAAGAGGTCACCAATTACTATTCTATTAAGATTTCAGATATTAAGTCGGCAAAAAGGGTGCGGTCGGTTATGGTGCCTCGTCAGGTTGCTATATATCTTTCAAGAAAATTGACTGATCTTTCCCTGGTGAGCATTGGTGAAAAGTTTGGCGGAAAGGATCACGCCACTATTATCCACTCTATTAAAAAAATTGAAGAAGAAATTAAAGTTAAAAAAGAGTTGAAAAACACTGTTGAAAAGTTGGAAGCGAAGGTTAAGTCTACATGA
- a CDS encoding thioredoxin family protein produces the protein MLQKTLTLTLILLFAIMATPVVADEYSEAIKKAKAEDKPVVIYFYSKYCRYCDAMDRDVLFDKEIKKALSEETVYLRVDVDKAQQMTRLYNVRGYPTTYLLDPAGNGIASIPGYKPKNDFKKILAFLKGRHYKKMSLRTFMSS, from the coding sequence ATGTTACAAAAAACATTAACGCTGACCCTTATTCTTCTCTTTGCCATTATGGCTACACCCGTTGTTGCAGACGAATATAGCGAGGCAATAAAGAAGGCAAAAGCCGAAGATAAACCCGTGGTTATTTATTTCTATAGTAAATATTGCCGATATTGCGATGCAATGGATAGGGATGTATTGTTTGATAAAGAAATAAAAAAGGCATTAAGCGAGGAAACCGTCTACCTGAGAGTCGATGTTGACAAAGCACAACAAATGACAAGGCTCTATAATGTAAGAGGTTATCCCACCACATATCTTCTTGATCCGGCAGGAAATGGCATTGCATCTATACCCGGTTACAAACCAAAGAACGATTTTAAAAAAATTCTCGCGTTCCTAAAGGGAAGACACTATAAAAAAATGAGCTTGCGCACTTTTATGTCATCATAG
- a CDS encoding C40 family peptidase, with the protein MKIRRYISIVERRYTKLLFIVALLAVIVGCAPKQVKIYEPVEGVRNDIIQHTIALLGKSYKNGAKGPDVFDCSGLIYYVYKKVNITLPVMTEGLVKTGYDVPRDSVLPGDLVFFKIKKNLHSGIMINKTDFIHSSSSRGVTVDNINSTYWQKSFVGFRSVL; encoded by the coding sequence ATGAAGATAAGGCGGTATATATCCATTGTTGAGCGCCGGTATACAAAATTATTGTTTATCGTGGCTCTCCTTGCTGTTATTGTTGGTTGTGCTCCTAAACAGGTTAAGATTTATGAGCCTGTGGAGGGGGTGAGGAATGACATTATTCAACACACCATTGCACTTCTTGGCAAGTCTTACAAAAATGGCGCAAAAGGTCCGGATGTGTTTGACTGTAGTGGCCTTATTTACTATGTATATAAAAAGGTTAATATAACTCTTCCTGTCATGACGGAGGGTCTGGTAAAAACCGGTTATGATGTTCCGCGGGACAGTGTTTTACCTGGAGATCTTGTGTTTTTTAAAATAAAGAAGAATCTCCATTCAGGTATAATGATAAATAAAACAGATTTTATTCACTCCTCGAGTTCGAGGGGCGTTACTGTAGATAATATAAACTCAACATATTGGCAAAAAAGTTTTGTCGGTTTCAGAAGTGTTTTATAG
- a CDS encoding HAD-IB family phosphatase, whose amino-acid sequence MPIKIVFFDCDGTLTKVKSSWEYIHRRLNIWESNADEFQRLFKEGSIDYGEFCRRDALLWKGLPLHDVLKIVGQIPYQEGAKETLAALKETGIFTVIISTGLSFVVDRVKSDLGIHMSLSNELLVEKGILTGETRINVEYDRKGHWVEKILKDMGIEKSAACAIGDGEGDKGMFEAVSLSIGFHPCSNMKPFLTHSIQNGSLAGMVDIIKDCP is encoded by the coding sequence ATGCCAATAAAAATAGTTTTTTTCGACTGTGATGGTACGCTAACAAAGGTAAAGAGCAGTTGGGAATATATACACAGAAGACTTAACATATGGGAAAGCAATGCCGACGAGTTTCAAAGACTATTTAAAGAAGGCAGCATAGACTATGGTGAGTTCTGCAGAAGAGATGCTCTTTTGTGGAAGGGGCTTCCATTGCATGATGTTCTGAAGATAGTAGGTCAGATACCTTATCAGGAAGGCGCGAAAGAAACATTGGCAGCGCTAAAAGAAACGGGAATTTTTACGGTAATAATCTCAACGGGCCTTTCCTTCGTTGTGGACAGGGTGAAGAGCGATCTTGGAATACACATGTCTCTATCAAACGAGCTATTGGTAGAAAAGGGCATTCTTACGGGAGAAACCCGGATTAATGTCGAATACGACAGAAAAGGGCATTGGGTTGAAAAAATATTAAAGGACATGGGCATAGAAAAGTCAGCAGCTTGTGCAATCGGTGACGGGGAAGGCGATAAGGGCATGTTCGAAGCCGTTTCCCTGTCCATAGGGTTTCATCCCTGTTCTAACATGAAACCCTTTCTTACGCATTCTATTCAAAACGGCTCCCTTGCCGGCATGGTTGATATTATAAAGGATTGTCCTTAA
- a CDS encoding response regulator transcription factor, with protein MRILLVEDDVKIASFIIKGLKADGYAVDHATDGKEGLLLALDGLYDAGIIDIMLPKMNGLLLIEEVRRKKISTPFIILSAKGSVDDRVKGLQAGGDDYLTKPFAFSELLARVQALIRRASGIVEPTGLNVSGLSINLLSRQVTREGKKIDLQPMEFSLLEYLMRNSGRVVSKTMIMEHVWNYNFDPETNVIEARICRLRDKIDRDFQEKLIHTVRGAGYTIKDSHGH; from the coding sequence TTGAGAATTCTTCTTGTTGAGGATGATGTAAAGATCGCATCATTTATTATAAAAGGTTTAAAAGCTGACGGCTATGCAGTGGATCATGCAACCGACGGAAAGGAGGGCCTTTTACTGGCCCTGGACGGGCTCTACGATGCCGGGATTATTGATATTATGCTCCCGAAGATGAACGGGTTGTTGCTCATAGAAGAGGTGCGCAGGAAAAAAATATCTACGCCATTCATTATTTTAAGCGCAAAAGGGTCTGTGGATGACCGCGTGAAGGGTCTCCAGGCAGGCGGCGATGATTACCTTACCAAGCCCTTTGCTTTTTCTGAACTCCTTGCGAGGGTTCAGGCGTTGATCCGCAGGGCAAGCGGCATCGTTGAGCCGACAGGTCTTAACGTAAGCGGTTTATCCATAAACCTCTTGAGCCGGCAGGTTACACGAGAAGGCAAGAAGATAGATTTACAGCCTATGGAATTTTCCCTCCTTGAATATCTCATGAGGAATTCCGGGCGGGTAGTCTCCAAGACCATGATTATGGAACACGTATGGAATTATAATTTTGATCCCGAAACGAATGTAATCGAAGCGCGTATCTGCAGGTTGAGGGATAAAATAGACAGAGATTTCCAGGAGAAGCTAATCCACACTGTCAGGGGGGCAGGATATACCATTAAGGATAGCCATGGGCATTAG
- a CDS encoding ATP-binding protein, producing MGIRNTLAFRLTLWYAGIFTLSSCVSFLLFYMLILSVIQDRTDQELLGQARRFATILSSEGVEEVKKNAVIEAQAAGVRKVFFRFLYPDGTVFSSSNMTYLQRIGIHREAIQKLLRDRGRVIETITIPDRNDKMRVLYVMLNPGIIMQIGQTMEDYSRFLIAFKGIFTGTMVFLIAFAAGIGWFMARRAMSGVEAVTRTARKISGDSLEERVPVKARGDEIDQLAVTFNQMLDRIQTLLREMKEMSDNIAHDLKSPITRIRGIAEVTMTTGKTLNEFEGMAANTIEECDRLLDMINTMLLISRTEAGVDNPPLKETDVSWLVQNICELFEPGAEDKGIALHYHTENNVRINGDVRMLQRMFSNLLDNAVKYTPPGGSVNVDLSENSAGQAVISIKDTGMGISTEDLPHIFDRFYRSDRSRSTTGMGLGLSLARAIARAHGGDITVAGPSGQGSTFIIILPKI from the coding sequence ATGGGCATTAGAAACACCCTGGCCTTCAGGCTTACGCTCTGGTATGCAGGAATTTTTACCCTGTCTTCTTGTGTGTCATTTCTTCTCTTTTATATGCTTATTCTTTCGGTGATTCAGGACAGGACAGACCAGGAACTCTTAGGCCAGGCCAGGCGCTTCGCAACTATTTTGTCCAGTGAAGGCGTCGAAGAGGTCAAAAAGAACGCTGTTATTGAAGCCCAGGCCGCCGGCGTACGAAAGGTCTTTTTCCGCTTCCTCTATCCCGACGGAACGGTTTTTTCATCTTCTAATATGACCTATCTGCAGCGCATAGGCATACACCGCGAGGCTATTCAGAAATTACTTCGTGACAGAGGCCGTGTCATTGAAACCATAACCATCCCCGACCGGAATGATAAAATGCGAGTCCTGTATGTGATGCTGAACCCGGGCATCATAATGCAGATCGGGCAGACAATGGAAGATTATTCGCGATTCCTTATCGCATTTAAAGGTATTTTTACAGGGACCATGGTCTTTCTCATCGCATTTGCTGCAGGAATAGGCTGGTTTATGGCCAGACGGGCAATGTCCGGTGTCGAAGCTGTTACGAGAACGGCCCGGAAAATTTCCGGGGACAGCCTGGAAGAGCGGGTTCCTGTGAAGGCAAGGGGCGATGAAATAGATCAGTTGGCCGTTACATTCAATCAAATGTTGGACCGTATTCAAACCCTGCTCAGGGAAATGAAGGAGATGAGCGACAACATTGCCCATGACCTGAAAAGTCCCATTACAAGGATCAGGGGCATAGCTGAAGTAACCATGACAACAGGAAAGACATTAAACGAATTTGAAGGCATGGCGGCAAACACTATCGAAGAATGTGACCGCCTCCTTGATATGATTAATACCATGCTCCTTATTTCCCGCACAGAGGCAGGTGTGGACAACCCCCCCCTGAAAGAGACAGATGTCTCATGGCTTGTACAAAATATCTGTGAACTTTTTGAGCCTGGCGCAGAAGACAAGGGGATCGCCCTCCACTATCATACGGAGAATAATGTAAGGATAAACGGAGACGTAAGAATGCTGCAGCGGATGTTCTCCAACCTCCTCGACAATGCCGTCAAATATACTCCCCCCGGAGGATCGGTGAACGTCGACCTTTCTGAAAACAGTGCCGGTCAGGCTGTTATCTCCATCAAAGATACCGGCATGGGCATTTCCACAGAAGACCTCCCTCATATATTTGATCGTTTCTACCGGAGCGATCGGAGTCGGTCGACAACCGGCATGGGACTGGGGTTAAGTCTGGCAAGAGCCATCGCCCGTGCCCATGGCGGAGACATTACGGTTGCCGGTCCATCCGGCCAGGGTAGCACATTTATCATCATTTTGCCAAAAATATAA